In the Plasmodium gaboni strain SY75 chromosome 13, whole genome shotgun sequence genome, attattatatttatatatttcatatatgtatataaatatacgtacataaataaaatatataagtataGCAAATATTCACacaaattattaatataaagaaagaagtgtcatttttttcatttctacaaaataaataagtcattcatttgttatataaatatatatatatatataattatgtttatttgttgacgtatttattttcaattttgttaagaaaaaaaaaagaattattttatttattgttttttttttttttcccctCTCAATAATAAGTTCTGCAGTTCTTCCTCCATAACATAtgaaatttttattaatatatatattatattatattatatatatatatattagcactcacatatttataaaatataatatgaaattaacattattatattgctatatatttatataatgagtaataatataatataaaaagaatagatatatatttatattatatatataatatatatatatatatatgtattattatatagtTCATTCTACatgaaaagaaatatatataaaatttataaatgtattaagggttaatgttaaaaaaggaatatatattaatatataataaatatattttatagaagtaaaattaaaaataataaaaataaaaaaaagtaaatacatgtaaatatatatatatatatacaaatatatatgtaattattatcTCTTCAAATTTCTCACAATATTTCATTGATctgttattttatttattttatatttttttatttttttgaagataaatgataatataaaaaataaataaaaaaaaaaaaaaaagaaagataGAAGgaaaaacatatatataatatatatacatatatataataataataataaaatattatttttatatttttataaaagcTTCACTGTGTTATTGAAATTTActaatacatatatatatatatatatatatatatatatatatatttttatttatttatatttataaagTGTTACTTTGTTTTAATATTgtgtaaaaaaaaaaaaaaaatggtTGACGATAAGAATAAGGACAAAAGCTACTCAAAAAAAGAtgagaaaaataataaggtagatgaagataaagaatttgatgaaaaagtaaaaaatatgagTTATGATGATAAAGTAAGAAAAGTATTAGATTTAAAATTAGAAGGaaataatgattataaaaataaaaattatgaaatagctataaataaatataatgaaggaatgaaatatatgaagaaaatagaaaataaaaatgagAAAATTAAAGAGTTAGAAATTgctttatatttaaatttaagTATTTGTTATTCAAATgtagaaaaatataatgaagcttatgataatataacGAAAGTTTTGAATCTAGATAAAACAAATGCAAAAGGTATGTTTAGATTATGTCAGATTGAATTTAATCGTTGTAATTTCGATGTTGCTAAAGATAAAATTCAagaatttattaaaatatatccAGATAATTTAGAAGCCaagaaattattaaagaatattatattaaaacaaaatgaacataataaaaaacaaaaagaagCTTTTTCTAAAATTTTTGAAAAAGCTTCAGGACTTTATGATGATAgagaaaaagaaataatgagaaaaaagaaagaaaaatatgaaaaagaaatgaaagaaagaaaagaaaaaaatgaagatattttaaaatttgAAGAATGGGAAATTTTagataatgaaaaaagaattaaagaagatgaagaaaaaagaaaagaaaaagaaaaagaaagagaaaaacaaaatgaaaaagaaaaacaaaaacaaaaagaaatggaaaaaaaaaataaaaataaaaatgattcATTAATGTCTAGTTCAACaactaataataattcatcTTATTTAGATATAGATGAGGAAGatcaaaaaattattaatgaaactaaaaaaatgggatattgttattttaaaaaagatattaaagaagatgataaaaaattctttgaaaaaaatattccaACAAAAATTGATACAAcaaattatgaaaattcaaatacattatataataatcaaaataataaagcCATATCATCTTGGAATGCAGCAGGAACTAcatatgaagaaaaagatatgACTAAGTGGgcaaaaaataaaatagaagaatgtttaaagaatatacattttaaaaatgatgaagatTCAGATTCTTTAAATCtaaataatcaaaatggaaataatttttcattacTAAATTATCCAGATATTTTACCAATTCAATATTTATCTAAAATACAATTAAATGATCTTAAAAATTTATCTGTTGATGCACAAATAGTTGTTATAAGAGGTACTAAAAGACATATTTTTGAATTGTCATGTAATTTAGATATGACcattttcattaatataaCAGAATTTCATGTACATAAAGTTCTTGTAGAAATTAAAGAACTTTCTAGTGAACTAGAAGCTGGAAAAACATGGAAAAACTTTATTACCATTAAAAAGAATGATAAGTTAAAAATTCCGGATAACCtttttaatgatatatatgatttcGTCTTAGAAAAGGTCCAAGAccaaattaaaaattttacGCAAGagtataataaaatgtaaGCTACAAAAAGttcatatatacatatatatatatatatatatatatatatatatattaatatatatatgtatagTTATACTTATGTTTGTCTATAAATGTAccattttataaaacataaagcaaaatatatttaatgtgtatattttttaattatccacctttacatattttttatattttgtatttatttatatataacataaagGATTTTgttgatatatatatatatatatatatatatatatacatgttacataattttattGATTACACACAATTTAATCTTCATCcttatttaattttttttttttttttttttattgaaaatatttgatatataaatattttttacccctcttatttttaaacataATCAATACcctttttaattataaaaaaaaaaaatatatataattaatacATTAAAGAACATTATGCAGATCATCTATATGAACGATATTTTCCTATTtgttcataaaaaaataaagacaattaaagaaaaaataattatatatatatcacaCGAATGTAAAATGGTTgtttacatataatttaatattattatatattaaaaactGGAAATACTCTATGTATTAAAgaaatagaaatatatagtATCAGTCATATTtacacaaatatatatatattgacAAAATACTTTATGCattacataataaaattatttaatgtGTGGGATTgtttattttctataattatatgatataaatagtaaatacaacatatatatatatatatatagaaaatttTACATGTACAAATCAAgctatttttttttttaatttgttcatatttttttccaaAAGATtgttaatttattttatgaacgttcataattttttccAAATTTTAGCCAATTTTATTTCATGTACGTTCATAATTGTTTACACCTTTGTTCATGCTATTTACATGAAtgttcataatttttttttacaatatatatatatatatgcatattttaaatgttcgtaaaatataaaaattgaaaatataattaattgtttttacaaatatgttttttttttaaaagattaattaaaaagaaaaaaaaaggaaaaaatataaacggataaaaatatatacatatatatttgtgcAAATGTGCTTGCTTAATAGTCTGATgtataatatgaaaaaataaaaataatgttttCTATGTATTAATCATATAGTATCTATTAAGTTAAGCGTGTTTTCAAATACTTTTTTATAGgctttttcatttttttccattttttcAATATCTAAATAATTATGACGTTTTGCATAACTACATAAACCATacataaaatttttaaatactTCACggtattttttatcatccaaagcttttaaaaaaatttcttttaaagAATCTCGTTTCATTTCTACATTTTTTTGAGAAAAGGTAATAATCaacttttttattaaatcatattcattttgATTCATAGTAAAATTAGAAAATTCCTTTttgaaattattatatttactgtgatttatattattatctacattatccttttcttttaattcaGTAAGAACGTCATCACAACgtttatacatatatttaacttcatttgtattatttttattattatctacTTTTGAAGTTGATTCTTCGCCTTGAATTTGAGTTATTAATTGGTTAGAAGTTGGATTTGATTTTGTGTTTTGTGTAGATAATTTCGTTGGTGTGTTTTCAAGTTTGGTTGAACTGTTTTGAGCAGGAGattttatatctttataaGAATTTCTTATCATGCTATTTCTtacattttcatttgtACTTTGTTCTACAAATTCATCATCAGGAACGTCTAGTTCTCcattatcttcattttcttcacttacttcatttaattcatttacttcatttaattcatttacTTCATTATCGTTATTTTCCTCATTTTGTCCTAcatcttcttcttcttcattatcAGAATATTCTTCAGACTCTTCTCCGACAATGTCTTTTTGTTCATCCTCTATTTCGTTTTGTTCATCCTGTGATTCTTTTTGTTTATCCTCTATTCCTTTTTGTTCCACTTCTACTTCATCTTGTTCTTCGTCATCTTCATTTGGatcttcttcatcatcatcacCTTTTTGTTGCATATTCTCCGCGGTGTTATCACATTTCCGCTTTTCCAAATAATctacttttttttttaataattcaatatcttctttaaaattttcaagaactttatcttttatagaattatttatggaattcaatttttcttttatattgttcaattcatctttatctttattaGATTTCACAGATAGACTACGTGGTGGTTTATTGCAAGAAATATAATGTAAAAgcacaaaaaaaaaggtaaCACAAATGAAGAATTCACGTTTCATTCTTAATgataaacaaataaattaatatacatacatacatatatatatatatatatatatatatatatattatattttcttaaCTATATAGAAGTGAACTTCGGATATTATAAACACCAAATAGATAAAGtaatattagaaaaaaCATAGAACgaaatattaaattcatattatgaatgacctaaatatataatatggtaaaattaaatataaataaattctttttatttaaatacacgtacataatatatatataacattaattttatatatatatatttttttacattgtgtagaatatattttcatttattgattatttttatttttatttaatattcaaaaatatatataaaacaaaaaattttcattcaaataatttaattttatttattacaaATTAAATAGGGATAATACAATCTAATAATTACATTCTTAATctaatacaaaaaaaataaaataattgcaatatttatatgaaaaataatagtataaatttatttatacatatatatatatatatatatatatattttatatatacaatagagtcttatttatatttgtttttttattaaaaaaaataatatataatctGGTTAGATTATTTTCAATAGAAGTGTgcatatttatatattcaaatattacatataaaaggaaatatatatatatatatatatatatatatatatatatatataatattatgttacaataatgaaattagatatttttaacttttttgttttatttaaaggtatacacaaaaatatatttatccttaagatttat is a window encoding:
- a CDS encoding putative chaperone binding protein, with the protein product MVDDKNKDKSYSKKDEKNNKVDEDKEFDEKVKNMSYDDKVRKVLDLKLEGNNDYKNKNYEIAINKYNEGMKYMKKIENKNEKIKELEIALYLNLSICYSNVEKYNEAYDNITKVLNLDKTNAKGMFRLCQIEFNRCNFDVAKDKIQEFIKIYPDNLEAKKLLKNIILKQNEHNKKQKEAFSKIFEKASGLYDDREKEIMRKKKEKYEKEMKERKEKNEDILKFEEWEILDNEKRIKEDEEKRKEKEKEREKQNEKEKQKQKEMEKKNKNKNDSLMSSSTTNNNSSYLDIDEEDQKIINETKKMGYCYFKKDIKEDDKKFFEKNIPTKIDTTNYENSNTLYNNQNNKAISSWNAAGTTYEEKDMTKWAKNKIEECLKNIHFKNDEDSDSLNLNNQNGNNFSLLNYPDILPIQYLSKIQLNDLKNLSVDAQIVVIRGTKRHIFELSCNLDMTIFINITEFHVHKVLVEIKELSSELEAGKTWKNFITIKKNDKLKIPDNLFNDIYDFVLEKVQDQIKNFTQEYNKM
- a CDS encoding MSP7-like protein; translation: MKREFFICVTFFFVLLHYISCNKPPRSLSVKSNKDKDELNNIKEKLNSINNSIKDKVLENFKEDIELLKKKVDYLEKRKCDNTAENMQQKGDDDEEDPNEDDEEQDEVEVEQKGIEDKQKESQDEQNEIEDEQKDIVGEESEEYSDNEEEEDVGQNEENNDNEVNELNEVNELNEVSEENEDNGELDVPDDEFVEQSTNENVRNSMIRNSYKDIKSPAQNSSTKLENTPTKLSTQNTKSNPTSNQLITQIQGEESTSKVDNNKNNTNEVKYMYKRCDDVLTELKEKDNVDNNINHSKYNNFKKEFSNFTMNQNEYDLIKKLIITFSQKNVEMKRDSLKEIFLKALDDKKYREVFKNFMYGLCSYAKRHNYLDIEKMEKNEKAYKKVFENTLNLIDTI